From Strigops habroptila isolate Jane chromosome 1, bStrHab1.2.pri, whole genome shotgun sequence, a single genomic window includes:
- the TCAIM gene encoding LOW QUALITY PROTEIN: T-cell activation inhibitor, mitochondrial (The sequence of the model RefSeq protein was modified relative to this genomic sequence to represent the inferred CDS: deleted 4 bases in 4 codons): MFCCLRAVRRRLCLEKILLQGVLQSRTLSGADAINALRPFYFAVHPDFFGQHPKEREVNENSLKRLNGYLENLQKPGFRSFKPTPLTFYVREREPNSSNVQESFSASGFRAVSFTLHTRDLLSTVLDILNSCSLSTEHIQSLNVNSQPHKEAKSTVNRPIKWDKTYYSFTGFKDPEEELEQAQRVETTLISWLDDNEASAVNKLKKSLPLRRELERLKFELSHQLQLSDIRWQRSWGIAHRCSQLHSLGRLVQQRPEVLKNVKGRTVVFTDRSGMSAAGHIMLGTMDVHHHWTKIFERLPNYYKLQKRLLLLEDRISQLLGGIQVIYIEELQPLLTLEEYYETLDSFYNKLRDSRLPFHPRSLRGLQMILESDRYAPSLHEFGHFTIPTVCDPATLQWFIFAKAQEARENLKRKEEMMITEKEPNLIPSTEKFSLDRLYKEPVFPVHQMIDCCKRLLEESLPYLQGMHLCISHFNSVLQDGDLCIPWKLEKLRTYSDNQMNCLFFL, translated from the exons ATGTTTTGCTGCTTGAGAGCCGTGAGGAGAAG GTTATGTCTGGAGAAGATATTGCTACAGGGCGTTCTTCAGTCAAGAACTTTGTCAGGAGCTGATGCCATTAATGCTCTCAGACCTTTCTATTTTGCTGTACATCCAGATTTCTTTGGCCAGCATCCCAAAGAGAGG gaagtAAATGAAAACTCTCTGAAGAGGTTAAATGGTTACTTGGAGAACCTACAGAAACCAGGATTTCGCTCCTTTAAGCCAACTCCGCTTACTTTTTATGTAAGAGAAAGAGAACCAAACTCTTCGAATGTTCAAGAATCCTTCAGTGCTTCAG GATTTCGAGCAGTCAGTTTTACATTACATACTAGGGATCTCCTGAGCACCGTATTAGATATTCTCAACTCCTGCAGTTTATCTACAGAGCATATTCAGAGTTTGAATGTGAACTCTCAGCCCCATAAGGAAGCAAAAAGCACGGTGAACAGACCTATCAAATGGGATAAGACTTACTATTCATTTACTGGATTCAAGGATCCTGAGGAGGAATTAGAACAAGCCCAGAGAGTGGAAACAACTTTAAT ATCCTGGCTAGATGATAACGAAGCAAGTGCAGTAAATAAGCTGAAAAAGAGTTTGCCACTTAGAAGAGAACTAGAGCGTTTAAAGTTTGAACTCTCTCATCAACTCCAGCTCTCAGATATCAG gTGGCAGAGAAGCTGGGGTATTGCTCACCGCTGTAGCCAACTACACAGTCTAGGTCGCTTAGTCCAACAGAGGCCTGAAGTATTAAAGAATGTTAAAG GACGCACGGTGGTATTTACAGACCGTTCAGGTATGAGTGCAGCCGGCCACATAATGCTGGGGACCATGGATGTTCACCATCACTGGACCAAA atTTTTGAGAGATTGCCAAATTATTATAAACTTCAAAAAAGGCTGCTGTTGTTGGAAGATCGGATAAGCCAGCTTCTGGGAGGCATACAAGTAATATATATTGAAGAATTGCAACCCCTGTTGACTCTAGAAGAGTACTATGAGACTCTGGACTCTTTCTATAATAAATTACGTGACAGTAGACTACCTTTTCATCCTCGCAGTCTGCGAGGCTTGCAAATGATTCTGGAAAG TGACAGATATGCACCAAGCTTGCATGAATTTGGACACTTCACAATCCCAACGGTCTGTGATCCAGCAACCCTTCAATGGTTTATTTTTGCCAAAGCACAGGAAGCAAGAGagaatctgaaaagaaaggagga GATGATGATTACAGAAAAGGAGCCTAATTTGATTCCTTCCACTGAAAAG TTTTCTCTGGATCGTCTGTATAAGGAGCCAGTGTTTCCAGTGCATCAGATGATAGATTGCTGTAAGCGGTTGCTA GAAGAATCTCTGCCGTAC CTACAAGGCATGCACCTTTGCATTTCTCACTTC AactctgtgctgcaggatggagACCTGTGCATACCTTGGAAACTGGAAAAACTGAGGACATATTCTGATAATCAGAtgaattgtttattttttctgtaa